One region of Culex pipiens pallens isolate TS chromosome 2, TS_CPP_V2, whole genome shotgun sequence genomic DNA includes:
- the LOC120428139 gene encoding vacuolar protein-sorting-associated protein 25-like, translating to MAVYQWPWEYNFPPFFTVQPHSKTKEQQLSTWRTLILGYQKHQRQAILNIAEDGPLFVNESISRKLSPEGRLWLLEELVKTGNAAPVDKRRQQWEIYWHTLDEWATIVHDWATGNGMTGTVCTIFELVAGDNTVGEEFHGLDQDVFKKVLKVLEGKGKCELIAFDDNEGVKFF from the exons ATGGCTGTGTATCAGTGGCCTTGGGAGTACAACTTCCCTCCATTTTTCAC GGTGCAACCGCACAGCAAAACGAAAGAACAGCAACTGTCCACCTGGAGGACGCTGATCCTCGGCTATCAGAAGCACCAGCGGCAAGCCATCCTGAACATTGCCGAAGATGGACCCCTGTTTGTGAACGAGAGCATATCGCGAAAGCTATCCCCGGAGGGCCGGCTGTGGCTGCTGGAGGAACTGGTCAAAACGGGGAACGCCGCACCGGTGGACAAACGCCGCCAGCAGTGGGAAATCTACTGGCACACGCTGGACGAGTGGGCCACGATCGTGCACGATTGGGCAACGGGAAACGGAATGACCGGTACGGTTTGTACGATCTTTGAACTGGTGGCCGGAGATAACACCGTGGGGGAGGAGTTTCACGGACTGGACCAGGATGTGTTCAAGAAGGTGCTGAAAGTGCTGGAGGGCAAGGGAAAGTGCGAACTGATTGCATTTGACGATAACGAGGGAGTCAAGTTTTTCTAG